In Planctobacterium marinum, the DNA window TAATATCCACCACCATGATGTTGCGTAATAGTCTTAAATCCCGCAGTCTCTCCTGATTGGAGTTTAATTTCCCACATTCCTTGGCGATGTTCGTCCCGGGGGAGTCCCCCATCGATAAACAATATTTTAAACTGCTCACAACGAGTACCTTTTACATAGCTTTGTGAAAGACAGATAAAGTCATCTTTTGAGTCAGCGGCGTATTTCATATTTCTGCCGTCTAGATTCTCGATTTTTAATGCCGCTTGTTTGAAAATGTTTTTACACCAGGAAGGGTATTTAAAGTCAAATATCGCCGTTGCGGCTTCTTCATTAGCTTGGTTGATAAACTGAAGTACGACATTGATGATTATGTTTTGCTCATTTGTCAGCCTTTCGGTTATCTTTTCTTTTAGCGACGAATTGATTAATTTCTCGTTACTCAATAGGATATTTGTCGTGTGTTGCAGTACCGTATACATACTGTAAAACTGGCACATGGTATTCGCGAAACCACCGATGTACTGGATCAGATATCCATCGCCATGTATGTTGACACTCTCATAGTGTTTCAGGAAATCATTCGCGTGTTGCGCTGCATCCGTATAATTCACAACCATAGCACCATATAAGTCCAATACCTTTGTCCAATCAGGCGTTGCAGGAGCTAGCTCAACATTTTGAATTTGTAAAAATAGTGAGTTATTTCTGCGCATCAGGACTTTAACGTCATCTTCGGTGAGGGCCTCTTGAACTAAACCATATATCCCATTTAATTTCTCATCGATTTCTTGCAACTTGTCCATAATCGCCTTTGTTGGGGAAGGTGTGAGCATCTTCACAATTGCGTTCAGCGGTTTGATAACTTTTTGGATCCCGGGAACTGGAATCAATGATGAAAGCTTTACTTCGGACTCCTGTCCTTCGCCCTTTGGGCCATCCTTCGGATGTTCAAATTCTTTCCAGAAGAATTGGTCGGCTTGATGTTCACTTGTCTCGCGTTCGTACCTAAAATTGGTCCAGGTATTCCCAATTTTTGAACGGTGCTTACCCCTTCGGGCCGTCGCAAGCGACGTACAAAATCGTTCCCTACGATTTTGTGAACCCCCTCTGCGGTCTCATTCACCAACCTGCTCAACTTTAATTACAGTGTTGGGGGGATTAACGGGGGGATTTGCAAAGTACGTCCTTGTACTTTGTCCTGCGGACCATCCTTCGGATGTCCAAATTTGTTCCAGACAAATTTGTGAACCCCCTGCGCGGGTTAGTCCCGCTCCACCAATAAAAAACCCCATACCTTTCGGTACGGGGTTTCTAATTGGTGGAGCAGGGGGGATTTGAACCCCCGTCCGCAATACCTACATCCTCGGTCCTACATGTTTAGTCTGTCTTTTATTTAACCAGTTGAACTCCGACAAACAGGATTTCTCGTGGCTGGTCTGATACGATTTCGCGGTTCACCCTCAGACGAGGTTCCCTCGCTAGTCTTTTAGTATGACCTCCCGAGCCTTCACGAAAAGACAACGGCTGAAGTGGGAGGGCCTATGCAGGTTATTAAGCTGCTAGTGCGTAGTTTTCGTCGTTTGCGACTATTTTTTTGCGGCTTTTTACGAGGCCAACCGCCCCTCGACATGCACCTTGGGTTTCGTGTATCCCGTCGAATCCTAATCTGCCCCAATTCGTTTTCTATAACCCTATATCGGCTTATAGTTAAAAAACTGGTGTAGAACGTTTGCTGTACTTAATACATAGCAACGCTGTTCGAGGTTTTCAACCCAGGCTCCGTTGATTTAGTGGCTTTAACCACAGCCCTCAACGAAAGGGGCAGGGAGATTAACACAAATCCAGGGGACTGCAAATAGCGCTCATCAGGCTTTGTGTTTCATCATCCGTTCTTTTTGACGTGCCCAATCCCGGTCTTTGATGGAATCTCGCTTGTCGTGAGTTTGTTTACCTTTGGCTAAGTGAATTTCCACTTTAACCCAGCATTTTTTCCAGTACATGGCGCTGGCAACGACGGTAAAACTCTGGCGCTCTACGCTGCCTATCAGGCGATTGAGTTCCCGGCGGTGTAACAGTAATTTTTTCGGGCGCACTGGATCGCAGATAACATGAGAAGATGCTGATTCCAGCGGTGTGATACGACAGTTCAGCAGATGCGCTTCGCCGTCTTTAACATGCACATACACGTCGGTTAGATTTACCTTACCAGCGCGGATACTTTTTATTTCCCAGCCTTGCAGAGCGACGCCTGCTTCAAACTTTTCTTCTAAGAAAAAGTCGTGGCGGGCGCGCTTATTTAACGCAATGGTGCCGG includes these proteins:
- the smpB gene encoding SsrA-binding protein SmpB; amino-acid sequence: MKKKQNKSNTTGTIALNKRARHDFFLEEKFEAGVALQGWEIKSIRAGKVNLTDVYVHVKDGEAHLLNCRITPLESASSHVICDPVRPKKLLLHRRELNRLIGSVERQSFTVVASAMYWKKCWVKVEIHLAKGKQTHDKRDSIKDRDWARQKERMMKHKA